In Drosophila miranda strain MSH22 chromosome XR, D.miranda_PacBio2.1, whole genome shotgun sequence, the genomic window cctTGAGATGGCCAATTGATAAAGCCATAAATGACCGAACAATAAGTCAACTAATTTTGAGTTGGTCTTTGTCTTTTGTCTGTcacacatgccacatgccacatgccgcaTGCCAAATGCCATACGCCTCATGCCACATTCCATTTCCCTCAGGACTATTTTTGGGACAATACACTGCCAGAGAACAAAAGAGCAGCTAGAGAaaggctctctctctccaaatTGAAttaccccccacccccacccacacccacaccagCCCCACCACCAGCCACAATGATAAGACCCTTCCTCTTCCGCTCCGCTTTCCTGCCTCTGTCCTTGCCCTtgcccctgtccctgtccctgcccctgccccacgtCCTCTGTCTCTCCCTGAGCAGATTTTTCCAGCTGAAAACCTTCTTCTGGCTGTTTGGACACCAAAAATCTTAAATTTAGTTGCCACCAAAAGTGTCCCGAGTGCGTCCAAAATGTGTGGCATGTTTTAGGCCAGGAAATATGCAACAAAAATTCCCCAAAAATGCCCCCGTTCCGGCTCTTTGAAGGTTTTGTTGAAAAGCGGGAAAATTTGTCCTGAAATTCAAGGCTGATCCTTTATTCTCTCGTCTTTGGTGTCCTCCAGCAGAAATTCTGTTTCCCCGAGCTAATTTCCCTACAAACTTCACATGAGTTTTGCCCAATTTCAGCTGGAATTCTGTTTACAATCCAACTGCCAGAAACTTGTTTTGGGCGAAAACTTTGTCTGCCTTCGAGGCAGCCCCAAGGATCGCTTAAAAGGGAACTGAAGTCTGGCCCCGTTTCAGCCAGTAAAAGGTCAATGAATTGATTGAATAAACTCATGAAAAACACGATTCGCTGATTGATTGAGTTTAAATCAATGTGTGTGCCCCCAACCCCCCCACCCCAAAAACAATACGCATGTTAATTGATGTTGAATATAATATTGTTTGTGGCACAGCCCTAAATGCTTTCGTTTTCGCTGGGTGCTACAATCTTGAGGGACCATAAGGAGGTGACAAAGGGAGCTATATGGCTGGGCCTGATTAGCCCCACATAGGGGTAAGTCAGACCCCAAAGAGGACCTCAAGGACCCCGAGGACGCTCATTCGAGCTCAAAGTTTGTAAATAGTTGAGAAAAAGacgattagttgaacaccagaATGGAAGTCATGGACTGCAGTGTGCCACAAATTGGAGAAGGGAAGGTCCTTCACGAATCATTCATGAACATTCATGTATGCCCCTGCCACATGCAGATGCGTATTGGAGATGCCTTTCATTGCAGTCCAGTGCTTTTCATGTAGTAGCATTTAATGCCACTAATTGTGGGCTCTCCACTACAGTGAGCACTCTAATTGATGGTGTATAATATTCGCTtcagaagagagagagagagggggggggcACACACATGcctgccacactgccacaaTGCGTGTGGCGTTGGCAAGGCAACGCACGCGACGCTCGCGCTTCGCTAATTTGTTGGCTCTGATGCTTAAAGGATGCCCAACGAGGATGCCTTTGAGCACCCGatcatacatatatgcagGTTGCATACCAAACAGAATCTCTAAATATCCTGCTAAAAACAAGGACTTGGCGGCATCCTCCAGATGCAAATCCAATGACGGCCACAATGGGATCGAGGCAGCATCTGTCGAGTCATCGTGTGGGGGGTGCCACACGGCCACACGGGCACACGGCCACGGCCATGGCCATTCCGTACAGAATGTCACCAGACATGACTTCTGTCCCGCCAGACGTCTGTCTGGCATCTTCTATCTAATTTATGCAGTGGCAAAACGCAACGCAACAAACGAGCCGAGGCTCCCTTTCTCTCGAGTGCCAAATTATTTATAGTGGAATCTTTTCTGCCACAGTACCCCCCCTTCCCGCCCCGCCCCTCCCCTCCGCTCCCTGCCACCGCCGTAAGGTGTACAAAATTTTGTTTCTTGAGTTATTAAAAATCTACCAATGGCCTGTTAAATGATTGATCAAACAGCACCTCCCCTATTAGCCCGTTCCAGGCcgcccctccccccctcccaGTCGCCTTTAAAATTCCTTCTTTCGTGgaatattttatataattttataTTCCGGCTAAAGCTACGACGATGGAAATTTTTACACAAAtcccattttattttttttttttttttatttttttttttataaatttctcgtctcgtctcgaaACGAATTTCTtggcttttatttttttttacttcAAGTTTTTGttcgtttattttttttagtgCAACGCGCGAAAAACTTTTGAGGCAAGAAAATGTCGAGAGtggaaaaagaaaatatatatatatatatatgtatatattttctgTCGCCTATTTCTCTCTTGTTTGTTTGTTCATTTATGAATTGTTAAACAACATGCAAATATTCCAAGGTGAGAACGACTATTAAATGCCCTTCGGCGTCTGTCCaaagaatatttaaaaaaatcaGCAGATCCTCCCCGACTTGCAACATGCCTCCTCCTACCCTCGACAGGCAGTAGATTTGCACCGAATACACTTTTAACATTTTCACAATACCCTCAATGGATTTGAGCATAATTTtctatattatttatttagtttCTTTGCTTCTAGTCTGTGCTTTAATTCACAGAGAAGTTAAGTAGAAAAGCGAACACGACTTCGTTTAGTGTATTTTCTTGGCCCGATCGAAAAAGCGTTGACCAGAAAAAAAGTACGAGCTTGGCATCCGTTTTATTAGTTTCGTTTAGGATCGAACTTCTAATTTAATTATAGGCGTGAAATCTCTTGTTGACAGTTGACAGTTCTCTCTCCCTCGTTTTTGTTGCCAGCTTTTGCAGGAATTTCTATTATTTTTTCGGGGTTTGGTTTAGCAATGAATGAAGCGCAAGACGCGCGGTCTGCGGTGGCCCCAGAACAGTCCAACAGGCGATGGAACAGGCGGTACTGGAGACTGGACTTTCAACTGGTGGACCTGCGACCCCACAGAATCCACTGGAACTACCATATGGAATCCATTCTGGAGGAATCATCTCAAAAGATTCCTTTGTACAATTGAATTCAAGATTCGAAACCATCCACCATCCTTATCCGGTCGATGTGAGTCCGAAAGATTGAGGGAGAAACGATCGAGAAGAGGATCCAATGATTTCCTGATGGAGTCCCTGGCGCCCCTGCCGTGTGCCCCCCACTTCAGGGCGAACTTCACATCGAACTGAAGCCAGAAAATGTGTCATCCTGACCGTCAATCGTCGCCAGGATCTGGCACTGGCCTGGGCCAACAGTGGAGCCGCAAAGAACGAGAATATGTGGAGCCCTGGGGGGCAGATCTTccacgtttttttttttggtggtttttgttttgcgttTGGAAAAATATAAATTCGAAATACGCAAAGATACAgccacagctacagctacagatacagatacagtaaAGATACAAATTGAATTAGCACAACGCTAAATGATCACACGGTCGCTCTAAAAGAAAACaagcaaagaaaaacacaAAGTCCACCCAGAAGTCCAGCAgcgaaaacaacaacaaaagaaaactaaaatttgcaaaaaaaaaaaaaaataacaacaactacaaacacagatacagatagatACCGAGATACAAGCAACAGATACTCGcacagagatacagatacattaaaaatatatattttacgAGTGGAgatagagatacagatacagatacgaataaaaaacacaaaaacacaaaaaaaaaaaggttgGGCGACAATTTTCACTCCAAGCTCCAGCGAGACCCATCCACACCGGAGCGGGGCGTGGCGGgtgcggggcggggcgggtgCGGGGCGGgtgcggggcggggcgggtgCTATTTATAGAACCCCTAGATGATAAGATTGTGTCCCCGTTGTGCCGAACCGCAAAACTTTCTGCGGTTTTAGCGCAAAATATACatcaaaaaaatataatatacaataaaaacagcaacaaaaaccgaaagaaaaaaaaaaccaaaggaaGAACAAGTTTTATACATCACAATTTTTGGATTACCAAAATGGAGATACAATATCTCTAATTCTCTAAAGCCTGAGTACTCTAAAAGTAACAAATTTTAAACAGATTTTTCTACATAAAAATTCATTTGGATTTGCATCCTGTTCCTGGaagaagaaaacaaaaaaaacacacacacttttCATTAGTTATGCTACGCGTTTTTCAATTagcggacggacagacagacggacggaacACAAAATATTCCACGGTCAAGATTACAAACAAAATGTTTGTTATAAAgcggtttttgtttttgcaggCACATTTTCTATATTTAGACCGAAAGCATAGCGAAATAGAACAATAACAATTGTTGGTATTTTAGAATTTTGTggttttatttattgtttctGTGCAGGTTTCTCGTATGCGGAAATGATGCCCCAAACGGATGAGACTCTGCTGAAGGAAAAAGTACCATTTGAGGACCCGCATGGCGGGGCTTTAAGACCCAAAGACCCACCACTCGGTTTTTGTCGCACTTTTCGATGGAACTGAACTTTATTCGGAAACAGAAACGTACTTCGGCACAAAGTTTAATTGAGGGAAAACATCTGTTCAATCGGAAACCTCTGACAGAGCGCGATACGAGGGTCAGAAATGGGAGGAAGAGGGGCTGTATTACTTAATAATTTCAGAGAGAgcgcgagagagaaagagagtgaaAAATTTGTATATTTGGTGTGCAAATGTTGACATAGAACAGATACCCGAACACAAAAATTGAATTCAAAATTCGAAATATGAACAATTTGCGTTGCCAAAAATACAAGTGCGAGTGTAAGGTCTTCCTGTCAGTTACACACACCTATACACACACACCGACAGCAGAAAGCCAGGCCAAAAGCAATCACAGTCCATACACCCACCCCACCATTATAAataccccaaaaaaaaaagttatatttagattatacTTTTTCCGACACATCGAACATTTCAATTTCATTAGCAGACCAGAAATAATGTAAACACAAGAAAATGCAAAAATACATACGTTTCAATCAATAATAGAAATTTTCTTTTCcccgtttttttttgtttttcgtttttgttcCACACCATAAAAAAGAAACGGCAtaaaaatttcattttcaaaattGGGTTGGGGGGGGAGGAGTAGTCTGTTAGACAAAGCAAAGAAGAAGAAGCCGCATCGAGAGGCACTCTCTGGCTTACGcatcctccttctccttctcctcctcctgctccgcTCTCTGGGTCTCTCGGTCTCTCGGAACGGCCAACTTGTTGCGGTGTTTCATTGCGGGCAATTCTGTGGCCAACTTTTTAATAAAGTTCCCTCTCGTGCGTTCCGTGGAGGATGCCGTGGTGACAGGTTGCCAGGATGTCAGCTATCGTGTTGCAAAAATAGTTGGTTACCAAAAAATTTTGGTTTTTTGCTGGAGTTTGGACAGATATTCCAAGAAATACGAGCAAGAAAATTGCTGGAAAAGAGGGAATTGCTGTTTTCCAGACTGCAATTAAATGGAAATCAAGCTGAgcagaaaaaatatatacaattgtatatatgtatatacattgTACATTTTTGCCCAGAACTTTCCCTTTAAACAGAATTTTGCAATTAAATTGAAATGAAAACCAAACGGTCTAGAACGGTCGCCTAGAAAATCTGGAAAACCTGTTGTATGCGATAAGAAAACTCTTTAAGAGAAGGGAAGAAACCGGAAACCCTTCTGTAGTTCCAAGTTCCATTAAATTCCTGAGGCAGGTAGGGAAGGGGGAGGGGAGTTGGGCTCTGTTCACTGAACCAATTGGAAAGGGTATCATTTGGTTTACACTCACATTGTTCGGCCTTGCCTGCTCCGTCATTAGAACACTCTTCTGATCTCTCGCTATCTCTcgctatctctctctctctctctcactctctgtctgcctgtctgttTCTCTGTGTTGCTGTCTTTATCTGCTGCTCTCCGAGTGGATGCTTAATGCTGAAATGCCTTGCCTCCCACGATGCGGCCTCCTCTCAGCTTTTACAGTTAGATAAACTTTTTGttttagttgtttttgttttcaacGATTTGCGTTTTCTTCtctcctgcttctgctgctgctgcttcagctTCAGCGTTTTTTTTTCCgctttttgttgtatttttgcACTATGTTTATTTTTCTAATTGGTTTTGCTTTTTGGTTGTTTAACAATTGTTCacttttttgctgctgctgttgctatCGTGATCGCATTTACTCGTTTTGCTTTTCATATGGAAAATATATTGCGGTTAATTATAATATAATTTTGTTGCTATttcatgcacacacacacacacacacatgcacgcCACGCACACAGGAAGAGCCAAAGTAGagtggaagagagagagagagagagcggaaaACTAATACTGTAATATGTAGCGGTAAATTGCATGAAAAGGGAATTGATTGTCTGCATGTAAATGGAGAGTTGAGAGCGGGAGAGAATGCAGCCAGCAAAATAGAGAGCGTGGAGAGCGGAACGAGAAGAATGAAATGCATTGTGGTAGGTTAATGGGAGAGAGCACGCACTCTCGCTAAGAGAGATTACGGCAAAGAGGCTGGAAGAACAATGGATCTTGTTCGAATTTGCATAGAAAAATAATCGAAACACCCCGCTGGTCCCACATTTTATCTAATATTCCAGCGAAACATATCGGTATTTGCCTTAATTTCCTCTTCCCATACATTTTACTATAGTATcagcgttgttgttgttgttctttttttaTGGCTCAGATAAAGATGAGCGCTTATCAGAAACCGCACAGAAATCTGTTATCTTTGAACTTTTTTTTCTCCATACCTCTCCACTCCCACTCTTTTCTCTTTtcccctctctcgctctgtcgtGCGATCACAAAACAATTATCACAAAATCCagttttcttttcgattttgtggctttatatacatatatttttttatttggtaTTATAAACTTTTATGAGGAGGGCCAGCAAACACTCTTGTTAACACATTTTGCGAAAATTTGTTTTTGAATTCAATAATAACTATTAATATATTATACGCAATGCGGTTAGGGATTTACTTTGTGGTTGCTGCTTTTTCTCAGCCTGTTGATAccgaaaaaccaaaaaaaaaaaaaaaaaagccgaCGGCAAAACGGGTGGCTGGAGGAGCTCGCTCTGGTCGCACTCCGCACTCTTtggggtttttgtttttgtcccAATCCAATCAcaagaaatatatataaacatacatatgcataatATCGTTTGCTCtgcacgtgtgtgtgtatgttcGAGAGAGTGTATGTGTGGGAGCGACGCACGCGGCTTTGGCAATCCGAAAAACCAACTTTTGAAACGGCAACGGCGAGAATAATACTGAACGGGGGCCCCAAACCGACGGCCCCAAAGGCCCCAAACAGCGGCGGGCGCACCACCACAAGAGAGCGGTCGCTCTGAGTTCCTCTCTCGACGCTAATTCGACGCTACAGATCAACATGTGTGTGCCAAGAGAGCGAAGACAAGAGCGCAATCACAGAGCAGAGATCAAGTAAGGTTGTTATTTCTTCTTTTCTCTTCCCTCTCTCGCACATTCATGCAATGGGCATCTGCAGCAAATTCTATTTTTAAACTTAAATTAATATTGTTCTTTATTTTATCAGCGTCGCGGCGCGACGCGAAAGCAGCGAAGAAACcagaaaacaaataaataatacGTGAAAAACTAGACGCTGCctttggtgttgttgttgctaaTCAGAGGCCTAGTAAAAGATATCAAGCGTGTTCTCTTTCCTGATCTGTGTGCATGTGTtcctgtgtgcctgtgtgtgtgcgaaaaGAGTAGCTCAAAATAATGCTGCTGCTCTCCCAATCGCTCTCTCTGCTTCTTCTGTTCCCCATCTTCCTTTTGCCTGCTATCACCGCTTGATAAGAAATGCGTTAATCTTTATTAAACCCTatatgggtgtgtgtgtgtatgagaGGTTATATGGGTGTGCTtgattgttcttgtgtgtgtgtgtgtctgcttACATGGGAGTTTTTCAATTTGTGCCGACAATTTCCGTTGGACATTTTTCGCTCTATAGGTGCGATATATTCGCCAAAGTCCAAAAGAAAATTGTAATTTATGCAAAAAATGGCAGAACAGGAAAACAGAGAAAACAGAAAGATGGCAAACAGTGCAAGACAGCAGCAACTTGTTGGATGATTCAGTTCAGTACAGTGGGACAAATGCACTCCTAGAACTCATCATATTTGCTTGAAGCTTGGCTAGTTCAATCATACCCACAACACTGGGTACAACAATATGCCGCAAGcattgcacacacacatgcacacacgaAATCGCTGCAGAGAGAAGAGCAAACGAGCGGCGACAGATAGTGAGAGTGATCTGTTTTATCAGTCCCGTCTGCCTATTTTTAGACGTGTTTGTGTTGCCCAAAAGGCAACAAAGCAACAAATCaccaaaaatacaaaaatcaTTTCTACAAATGTGCCAAAATATAAACTGTTCTAACTTAATTCTGTGATCTATTTTTAAACTGCAATTGAAATATACGGGAGGGATGCACAAAGTTCGATTTGAAAATGTGCGTACGTAGGCGAAGGGGCAGGGCAGCTGAAACAACAGGAAAAACACTCCGCAAAGACGTGACAAGTGCAAAAGCCAAAAGCAAAACCAAAATCAAAAATCACGCAGCGGATTGGACATTTTTATGCATAGCCTGGCGGCGGCATTGCATTGTGAAACTTTTCCGATTTTGCTTTTATTATTGTGCATTTTTTAtcactgttgctgttgcacttTTGTCAGCACGATCATCGCCCACCAATACATGCATGCTTGTGCGCCTGTGTGTGGGTGtccgagagcgggagagcAAAGGAGAACACAAACATTTACATTGCAGTTAGCGGGTATTGTTTTATTTACTCGAAATATTCAAAGGTAACAATATATTTCGCATTAGAAAGCATACATTTTGGTCAGTAAAAGATTTAGTATTTTATGAAGATCATTTCTTGTCATTTTCGCAGATTGATTTTCGAATTTACCGCTATTTTCACTGAGAGTTAAATGCACCAACGTTTTAACCGTTGTTTCGTTTGTCGCGGCCAAGAAAGATTTAAGCAAGTtctatatatattatttttttaaatatatcaATATGGACATTATGTGTTGGGATTTCTGGACATTTCTGAATTCACTAAAAAAATTCTGCACTGGCTTTCGGTTGCTCGATTTTCCGCGGCCGGCCGAAGCATGTCATCACGTTCACGAGTTTTGGGGGTTTGGGGCGCCGGGCGCCAAAGTGTTTActgcagtgtgaccgcggatttatcgataaaatattccgtccgaccctcagaaatataccgaaacataccgcctcattttcaaaatataccgtaaatatactgacgaattcaagttctattttacatattcctcgtttttgatattccgacgaatattactagctatatagaacatttagccatgccatcATAactttatacgattgatgaatcaattttctatttaactgttgtattcttaatacttgcttttactgctttttagcgaaataagtcaaacaaaaaataagtagcgaaataggtcaatcaaaacaaacgaaaaaggaaattgctcaattttgatattccattgaataatgctgactaacttaatctctcagcaatgcccacatagttttatcccattgatgaatacattttctacaagattggatagtttttaatccttgcttttattgtattttatgtaaaaaaggtttaaacgaaaaagttcaacaaaaaaagagtcgctatattgcgtgtaagccgtagtatagcccttgtataccctattttgttaattttatatgaaagtataaatattgatatgaagataaaacgtaactactaaagaccttttctcaaattgacattttttagacatattcatgtatatgaTGAGTCATGAGTATATGATCTCGATCGtgatacctattcttggtctctgcaagaagacaataagctttaaaatatcgttgaaatattgaaaataatattgaataataataaaatttaTTAAGAATAAATTGATTTTGCCAAACATATTCACAActctataacatccatttcccccagggtatttgtgcatggaatgggactcattgttgtcaaTCGGAAAATAGGTCCTTACCCGATTCAAGTTCggttatcgatactatcgactggttacgagtggtgcgcgccaaatATAACTTTTTTGAATTTGAACGACAAGGATTTAAATGTTGTCAACCGGGCTTTACCGATTCAACAAATACGACGATTCCCTCAATCTTGATCTTCCGTCGAAAATCAGCTATATGGAagatttagccatgcccacatcaTTTTATACGATTGGTGAATCTATTTCCTACTTGATTGGCCTATTCGAAACAATTGTTTCATTCATTTCATTTATTAATCTGAAGTCTTAATAAGACTTATTAATAAGAATAAAGTCTTAATAATATACTAATCACTAACATCACTATCGTCACTAACGATGTCGCTGGGATTTTTTAACAGCATGTTCAAAGAAATGGCCAGgacttttgtgtgtttttaatAAACTAAAAAGAACCTCATCATTTTTTAAGAGGACAAATTCATTATCGATTCCCTGCGGATCTTTAATAAGTTGAGGAAATCTTTTATACAGGTCATGCAAATCTGATAATTGGCCATTGACCATGTCTTCAGGGTTTAAAAATGAGAGAAGTTTAAAAACCTTCTCGTTAAAAGGCAACCTTTTCTTTAATTGTATACTCAACTCGATCAAAAATGACTTTGCTCTTTGGAAAAATGCATATTTTTCATTTCTTTCTAATTTTGACACTTCGAGGCTTACATTAATGCCCAAATTCATTTTTTGGAATTCTACGAAATTAACATTGCTGCTTGGATCTAGTAAATTTAAATCAGTATTCCTTGTATATAAGTCTTTCAAATAACAGCTTAATATTAACATATAAGTTTCAgacatatttttatatattatgtgtGTTACAGCTTTGCTAGACTGAAAAATGATATTAAATCTATTTATTATTATAGGTAAAATATAGTCTAGAAAGTAGAAATATAATTTGACTGAAACGCTTTTTAAATTTGAGAGAGTGTATCTGCAGATAAATTTTTTTCTATGGCCAATTCGTactcaaaaaaaaagaacaagtgcaTCCCACTGCTCAATCATACGTGCAATACGAGTTTTGGGGGTTTGGGGCGCTGGGCGCCAAAGTGTTTACTGGGCCGCTATGTGAGCTAGAGCTGGAGAAACAGCGATGTTAGCATCGATGTCATCGATGTTTGGACACACTGTAGACATCGATGTTTTTTCAAGCACCGATGTTTTTAGATTCCGTTAGATTTACATTAAGAGCATCTTATGGgctatttatattttatactGACATGAGCTAGTTAAAAGCTGACACGGTAGGCAGAACAGGGTTAAAATGAAAGGCAACCATAACAAAACTTGTTGCCCCTACTAGGCCCCCATGCTTATtcttggtaaaaaaaaaactgagtTGCAAAAAACTGAATAATTCAACCCTAGTGTAACAAGAGgattaataattaataaatttCGTATTTTTGTGTGCTAGCGCGAATACCTATGGTATAGTATGAATATTTAAATCCCAAAATAATCTTTTTGAAAACATTTTATTCTGTTTATCTCTCAGTGGGTTCATTTCAAGTGTATATTTgaatagcaacgatgtttcaTCGATATATTTCTCTCAAAGCATCGAAAACTTCGTTGTCCGCAAACATTGATGTTTCGATAGTGCTATCGATACCAGAATTTAAGAATTAGCCGACCATCAGTATCGAGCGGGAAAACTGAACATTGATATTGTATACATATTTCATAAAATACATTAATTCATTTCGTATTTTTAGACAGGAGGTTGAGATTTTTAAGCGCAAGATTGTTAAGTTAATCAAAAAATGATGGCTCTTGTGGGGTGTTTTTTTAcgcacatgtacatacatacatatatatgcaaGGTAGCTCACAAACTTGTATCGCAGCGTATTGCGGGTGGTGTTCAAACTACCAGCTTTTCAGATAACATAACAGTTCATGGATTTTTACAGCGACCTAAGCTATTTGTGAACGCAGGGAAAAAATATATTTGGTTGGGACACGCAATACAAATATTACAACAGGGACATATAAGCGCGCGAAATTTAAATTGGTgcaatatttttaaatttagaTCGGGCTCTTTCAGACATCCGAGTATTTATAACGGGGGCAGGGCCACTGTGCCAGTGCTGCTTTCTACCAGGGGGCCGTGCATGGATCCGGTAATGCAATTATCAGACACCGGGAGGGAAACACTCGGTTTACGTGAGTACGCCCTCGACTGGCAGACCACCTCCAAGTTGACGGACTCTGTCTGGATGTGCTCTTCGCTGTCGATGGTGCTGCTGAACAGGGGCTGGAGCTCCAGAGAGCCACGGGTCTGTAGCGCCAAACATCTACTGCCTGGGATCTGTGGCTCTAAGGAGACACTGGTCTGCAGGTCCAAGACACCACTGCTCTTTACCTGCTTCAGCAGATCACCCATCATCTGATGTCTCTCCCGCAAGAGCTTTATTTGCTCCCACAACTGTTCGTTCACAGAACTGGCCTCCAGATCGTCCTGAGGACTGTCCTGCAGACTGttctcctcctgctccttctGCTCCTTGCCTTGCCAAAACTGTTGTGCCCGCGCCAACACAATCTTCAACACCTTGAACAAGGAATATGTGAGACTTATGCCGATGAGAAGGGTGCCCATCATTTCAAAGGTGAAAATATATGGTGGAGCACTTGTCGAGGGGAATCCGCTATTCAATAGCTTATTTTCAAAGCCAGGGTGTTCTAGAAAGCAGCATATGTACAAATAGATATAGACAAGGATATATTCGGTCGGTATTCGCTCCTGCTCACCTGTGTACAGCTCCACCTTGAAGTCATAATTGTGTTCCTGCTCCTGAATTGCATGATAATAACAGCAAATAATCCAGGCGGTGAAGGCCAACGCCAACAGGAACAGAGTATTTATTTGATCAAACATGTTTGTATTAAATTTTGTATGAGAATTGTAACGTGACTTGAGCGTTTATAAt contains:
- the LOC108153023 gene encoding uncharacterized protein LOC108153023; translated protein: MFDQINTLFLLALAFTAWIICCYYHAIQEQEHNYDFKVELYTEHPGFENKLLNSGFPSTSAPPYIFTFEMMGTLLIGISLTYSLFKVLKIVLARAQQFWQGKEQKEQEENSLQDSPQDDLEASSVNEQLWEQIKLLRERHQMMGDLLKQVKSSGVLDLQTSVSLEPQIPGSRCLALQTRGSLELQPLFSSTIDSEEHIQTESVNLEVVCQSRAYSRKPSVSLPVSDNCITGSMHGPLVESSTGTVALPPL